In the Novosphingobium sp. 9U genome, GCGCGTCCGAGCCAAGTCCGAACTCCAATGTCGATCAGCTTGATCGCGAAGACGTGGGTGATGGTCAGGAGGGTTCGCTGGCTCAAGTCTCCGCACGGGAAAGTGAGCAGCTAGGCTCACAACTCGCTCAGGATGGCGCCGACACTCGCGCAGCTGAGAGCGACGTTGCGGGTGAAGTAGCTGGCACCACTCCAGTTGCAGATTCTACTCCGGCTGCTGAGGCACACGACCGGACGGAGCCCTCAAGCTCTACCTCTGCCGAGAGTTCGAAGGGCGACGCGGCCACAGGTGTCGAGAAGCGGGCCAAGTCTGCATTAGCAAAGCGCTCTACGAAAGCCGCTACGAAGGCATCTGGAGCGAGGCGCGGCAAAGCGAAGGCTCAGGCGCCAAAGAGCGCCGAAGTCACTGCTGAGACCACTCCTGCGCCGAGTTCGTATGCTGATGTGCCCGGTGTCGATGCGTCCGCAAAGAAGCCGAAGCGCCGCTCCAAATTAGGTTTGTTCAAGGACTCTGAGTCGAACGCAGAAGTCGCTACGAACGGTGACGCTACGCCTGCCAAGCGCAAGCCCATCAAGCGCATGGCTCGTAACGCCGAC is a window encoding:
- a CDS encoding MucR family transcriptional regulator, whose product is MSGVYPTHDVMALTVQLLSVYLASNAVAPEDLAGLIQSTRNALGAEQAEALPEAEAVTPAVSVRKSLASPEHILSLIDGKPYKTLKRHLMSHGLTPDAYREQYGLPSSYPMVAPAYAEHRRGIAQKSGLGMRKSASEPSPNSNVDQLDREDVGDGQEGSLAQVSARESEQLGSQLAQDGADTRAAESDVAGEVAGTTPVADSTPAAEAHDRTEPSSSTSAESSKGDAATGVEKRAKSALAKRSTKAATKASGARRGKAKAQAPKSAEVTAETTPAPSSYADVPGVDASAKKPKRRSKLGLFKDSESNAEVATNGDATPAKRKPIKRMARNADASVDAQPEGANGAGE